From the genome of Deltaproteobacteria bacterium, one region includes:
- the pheT gene encoding phenylalanine--tRNA ligase subunit beta — protein sequence MLFSFEWLKQYVSTKLTATEAAERLTMAGVEVESVVRAGKGISSVITAEILKVNKHPNADRLRLCDVKTKDKEFSIVCGASNMKDGDKVALALDGATLPGGVTLKKTKIRGIESQGMMCSEVELGIADKSEGIMILPADTPIGEDINDVLALNDDILDVSILPNRADCLSVVGLAREIAAVAGEKFAVKETKLKESKKKAKDSLKVEIKATKLCGRYSARVIEGVKVGASPLWLKRRLEKLGLRSINNIVDVTNYVMLELGQPLHAFDLSKLKGQKIIVREAKPGEKITTLDGKERDLKPGMLAICDGEGPEAVAGIMGGAGSEVTDSTTTIALESAYFDPASVRNTSRALGLSSDSSYRFERGVDIEGVTAALDRAAALIHELAGGEVLFGQIDEYPEKHKPVTIEFDLDRASALLGLELVEKDVTAVFERLGIEVGKKAKGALSCAAPSFRRDITMEADLAEEAARIIGYDKIAARDPLAPVKAPALPSGSNLRRRLSRALTSLGFYEAVNLSFVSEKIYKIGGRGVDKAVKVLNPITEDHVYMRASLTPSLLENLKFNLSRKNENVRLFEMRPVFVPSGCAATAPTERLTLAAVMHGARFGGEWSSPKENVDFFDAKGVLDRALCSIGIEASYEPYGEDRLYHPGKCALLKAGEKTIGTVGELHPDIQAKYDFLTTPVLFEIDLDAAFAVCGALRKYNTLTKFPGSERDIAFVVAEDVRYGDIRTAIIALDTKLIENIELFDVYYGQNIGAGKKSLAIRLSYRALDRTLKAEEVDEVNAVVVGMLKDKFGAEVRM from the coding sequence ATGCTCTTCAGTTTTGAATGGCTAAAGCAGTATGTATCCACTAAGCTCACGGCTACGGAAGCAGCCGAGCGCCTTACCATGGCCGGCGTCGAGGTCGAGAGTGTAGTCAGGGCAGGTAAGGGCATAAGCTCTGTCATCACTGCCGAGATACTAAAGGTAAATAAGCATCCGAATGCCGACCGTTTGAGGCTTTGCGACGTAAAGACAAAGGACAAAGAGTTCTCTATCGTCTGCGGAGCTTCCAACATGAAGGACGGCGACAAGGTGGCTCTTGCGCTCGACGGCGCTACACTTCCGGGCGGCGTTACTCTAAAGAAAACCAAGATCAGAGGCATCGAGAGCCAGGGCATGATGTGCTCCGAGGTCGAGCTCGGTATTGCGGATAAGAGCGAGGGCATAATGATACTTCCCGCCGACACTCCTATTGGCGAGGATATAAACGACGTCCTTGCGTTAAATGACGACATACTCGATGTGTCCATTCTTCCGAACCGTGCCGATTGCCTAAGTGTTGTTGGGCTTGCCAGGGAAATCGCTGCTGTAGCAGGCGAGAAGTTCGCGGTTAAGGAAACGAAGCTTAAGGAGTCGAAGAAAAAGGCAAAGGACTCGCTGAAGGTCGAGATAAAGGCAACGAAGCTTTGCGGACGCTACTCTGCCCGCGTAATAGAGGGCGTGAAGGTAGGAGCATCGCCTCTTTGGCTTAAAAGAAGGCTCGAGAAGTTAGGGCTTCGGTCGATCAATAATATCGTGGACGTTACGAACTATGTCATGCTCGAGCTTGGGCAGCCGCTCCATGCATTCGATTTATCGAAGCTCAAAGGCCAGAAGATTATAGTGAGAGAGGCAAAGCCCGGCGAGAAGATAACAACACTCGACGGTAAGGAGAGGGACTTAAAGCCCGGGATGCTTGCGATATGCGACGGCGAGGGCCCTGAGGCTGTAGCCGGAATAATGGGCGGGGCAGGTTCCGAGGTCACGGATTCGACAACTACGATAGCACTCGAGAGCGCGTACTTCGACCCTGCGAGCGTAAGGAACACCTCGCGCGCCCTCGGGTTGTCTAGCGATTCATCCTACCGCTTCGAGCGCGGCGTTGATATAGAAGGCGTCACCGCGGCACTCGACAGGGCAGCTGCCTTGATTCATGAGCTTGCCGGGGGCGAGGTACTTTTCGGTCAAATTGACGAATACCCTGAAAAGCATAAGCCCGTAACAATTGAATTCGATCTTGACAGGGCCTCCGCGCTTTTAGGGCTTGAGCTTGTTGAAAAAGATGTTACTGCCGTATTTGAAAGGCTCGGCATAGAGGTTGGGAAAAAGGCAAAGGGAGCGCTCTCTTGCGCTGCTCCGAGCTTTAGGCGCGACATTACAATGGAAGCGGACCTTGCCGAAGAGGCTGCAAGGATAATCGGATACGATAAGATAGCGGCAAGGGACCCGCTTGCGCCTGTTAAGGCTCCGGCGCTGCCATCTGGCTCTAATCTTAGAAGAAGGCTTTCACGCGCTCTTACGTCCCTTGGGTTTTACGAGGCCGTTAATCTGAGCTTTGTCTCTGAGAAGATTTATAAGATTGGCGGACGAGGCGTTGATAAGGCGGTAAAGGTGCTAAACCCCATTACCGAGGACCATGTGTACATGAGGGCCTCGCTTACGCCGTCGCTTCTTGAGAACCTTAAGTTCAATTTATCGCGTAAGAACGAGAACGTCAGGCTCTTCGAGATGAGGCCCGTGTTCGTTCCTTCCGGGTGCGCTGCAACCGCTCCAACGGAAAGGCTGACGCTTGCTGCCGTCATGCACGGAGCAAGGTTTGGCGGCGAGTGGAGTTCGCCAAAGGAGAATGTTGACTTTTTCGATGCAAAGGGAGTGCTCGACAGGGCGCTTTGTTCAATCGGCATAGAGGCCTCCTACGAACCATACGGCGAGGATAGGCTCTATCATCCGGGCAAGTGCGCGCTTCTAAAGGCCGGGGAGAAGACCATCGGCACGGTTGGAGAGCTTCACCCGGATATACAGGCAAAGTATGATTTCCTTACAACACCCGTGCTCTTCGAGATAGACCTCGATGCAGCGTTCGCGGTTTGCGGCGCCCTAAGAAAGTATAACACGCTTACGAAGTTCCCGGGCTCGGAAAGAGACATTGCCTTTGTCGTTGCCGAGGATGTGCGTTACGGCGACATAAGAACGGCAATTATTGCGCTCGATACGAAACTTATTGAAAATATTGAACTGTTTGATGTATACTATGGCCAGAATATAGGGGCCGGAAAAAAGAGCCTTGCCATAAGGCTCTCCTATAGGGCTCTTGACAGGACGCTAAAGGCCGAGGAAGTGGACGAGGTCAATGCTGTAGTCGTAGGCATGTTAAAGGATAAGTTTGGCGCGGAAGTAAGGATGTAG
- the pheS gene encoding phenylalanine--tRNA ligase subunit alpha: MSETLERLRAEVLEKLKTLGSKEDLIEIKNRYLSRKGPIADLLKDLSALPPEVRRQAGEAINRVKTELEEKVASLLRETLEREKSDKLKTERLDVTLPGRGARLSGAVHPVTAVMEEVEDYFVSLGFSVAEGPEVETDYYNFEALNFPKSHPARDMQDTFFISDDLLLRTHTSPVQIRVMERGKPPLRVIAPGTVYRHDSDVTHSPMFHQVEGFMVDEAVSFADLKGTLNGFLHKLFGKERATRFRPSFFPFVEPGAEVDIECVICSGEGCRVCKNTGWLEILGAGMIHPNVFKHAGLDPKKVSGFAFGMGIERIAMLKYGIDDLRLFFENDVKFLSQFA; this comes from the coding sequence ATGAGCGAGACCCTCGAAAGACTGAGGGCCGAGGTACTTGAAAAACTAAAGACTCTCGGCTCGAAGGAAGACCTGATAGAGATAAAGAACAGGTATCTTTCGAGGAAAGGCCCCATAGCAGACCTTTTAAAAGACCTCTCTGCCCTGCCGCCCGAGGTAAGGCGGCAGGCTGGAGAGGCCATAAACCGCGTAAAGACCGAGCTTGAGGAAAAGGTCGCTTCCCTTCTAAGAGAAACTCTCGAGCGCGAAAAATCCGATAAATTAAAGACCGAAAGACTGGACGTAACGCTCCCGGGTAGAGGCGCTCGCTTAAGCGGCGCTGTGCATCCCGTTACAGCGGTCATGGAAGAGGTCGAGGACTACTTCGTAAGCCTCGGCTTTTCGGTAGCCGAAGGCCCTGAGGTCGAGACCGATTATTATAACTTCGAAGCGCTTAACTTTCCAAAGTCGCATCCTGCCAGAGACATGCAGGATACTTTCTTTATCTCAGATGATTTGCTTCTTCGTACTCACACATCCCCTGTTCAGATACGCGTTATGGAAAGGGGCAAGCCGCCGCTTCGCGTAATCGCGCCGGGCACGGTCTACAGGCACGATAGCGACGTAACTCACTCGCCGATGTTCCATCAGGTCGAGGGGTTTATGGTGGACGAGGCCGTAAGCTTTGCAGACCTTAAGGGCACGCTAAACGGATTTTTGCATAAGCTTTTTGGCAAGGAACGGGCAACGCGCTTTCGCCCAAGCTTCTTCCCGTTCGTTGAACCCGGGGCAGAGGTGGATATAGAGTGCGTCATATGCTCGGGCGAGGGGTGCAGGGTATGTAAGAACACCGGATGGCTCGAAATCCTTGGCGCAGGCATGATACATCCGAATGTCTTTAAGCACGCGGGCCTTGACCCGAAAAAGGTCTCGGGCTTCGCATTTGGCATGGGCATCGAGCGTATTGCCATGCTCAAATACGGCATAGACGATTTGAGGCTCTTTTTCGAGAACGACGTAAAGTTTCTCTCCCAGTTCGCTTAA
- a CDS encoding DUF1565 domain-containing protein, with the protein MTYQGRLSTSGNLPVNGTVNMTFKIYDVDTGGAHLWTETLTGVQVTNGIFTVTLGQTVPLDTAIISGPDIYIGVAVDTDAEMTPRQKLAVVPYASRASLADAVAPGSITASMLSNMCSNGDVLLKTGGSWACATLTSSVPLCSPGDFMQCYGADISTAGVGLCKAGTRQCSSGAFGTCTGAVMPATDVCDSQDNDCDGLTDEDYDLQTNINNCGSCGNNCAALSYPNVASYGCNTGSCTITACSSGFYDNDGTLTNGCEATCAAAPDRPDNLYTDTNCDGIDGEISKSFFVSSVGSDSNDGSMASPFLTIQHAINTANVDPVKKNVLVSTGTYNETLALANGVSLYGQYNAASSWSRSLSNTTIISSPTVDGLTVANYASEGYVEGFTIQSANAASAGASSKTVILNNAGASFYLRYNNITAGAGANGNAGSNGSTGTTGAAGQSGAPGSADTSVSATGGNGGNSCGNAGGKGGSGGYDTSGGLNGQIGSGGSGGSGGAGGIVPLLVACDPGGSGQNGSVGGAGANGAAGSLPANQDKGLISGYNWSALSGNTGASAGNGFGGGGGGGGAGQIGYVFICLSGTGNGGGGGGGGGCGGTGGQGGQGGGGSIAILAISSNANVTNNTITTSSGGVGGNGGTGGNGGAGGNGGLGGTTGLTDVGAGGNGGYGGAGGIGGGGAGGGGGMSVGILRSSSDSLTTTGNTFFIGTSGAGGTGGTGGNTGSNGTTGISMQDYTY; encoded by the coding sequence ATGACATACCAGGGCAGGCTCTCTACATCAGGCAACCTGCCGGTTAACGGCACGGTCAACATGACTTTCAAGATATACGACGTAGACACGGGCGGCGCGCATCTATGGACGGAAACACTAACAGGCGTACAGGTTACAAACGGCATTTTTACCGTAACGCTTGGCCAGACCGTGCCGCTAGATACTGCCATCATAAGCGGCCCGGACATATATATCGGCGTAGCAGTCGACACGGACGCTGAGATGACGCCGAGGCAGAAACTTGCGGTCGTGCCTTATGCCTCTCGCGCATCACTTGCGGACGCTGTTGCTCCTGGCTCCATCACCGCATCCATGCTATCGAACATGTGCAGTAACGGCGACGTGCTCCTTAAAACCGGCGGCAGCTGGGCATGCGCCACACTCACAAGCAGCGTGCCGCTTTGCTCGCCAGGCGATTTCATGCAGTGCTACGGCGCCGACATCTCGACCGCAGGAGTAGGCCTTTGCAAGGCAGGCACAAGACAATGCTCGTCAGGGGCCTTCGGAACATGCACCGGAGCCGTAATGCCGGCGACCGACGTATGCGACAGTCAAGACAACGACTGCGACGGACTAACCGACGAAGACTACGATCTGCAGACGAACATAAACAACTGCGGCTCCTGCGGCAACAACTGCGCCGCCCTCTCATACCCCAACGTCGCAAGCTACGGCTGCAACACAGGCTCCTGCACGATTACCGCGTGCAGCAGCGGATTCTACGACAACGACGGCACCCTGACTAACGGCTGCGAAGCCACGTGCGCGGCGGCTCCGGACAGGCCCGACAACTTATACACGGACACAAACTGCGACGGCATAGACGGCGAAATAAGCAAATCGTTTTTCGTAAGCAGTGTCGGCTCGGATTCCAACGACGGCAGCATGGCAAGCCCGTTTCTCACCATACAACACGCAATAAACACGGCCAACGTAGACCCTGTAAAAAAGAACGTTCTCGTATCGACCGGCACGTACAACGAAACACTTGCCCTTGCAAACGGCGTAAGCCTGTACGGACAGTACAATGCAGCGTCGTCATGGAGCAGGAGCTTAAGCAATACGACTATAATATCTTCGCCAACAGTCGACGGCCTTACCGTAGCCAATTACGCTAGCGAAGGCTACGTGGAAGGATTTACAATCCAATCGGCAAATGCCGCTTCGGCAGGCGCCAGTTCCAAGACCGTTATACTAAATAATGCAGGCGCATCGTTCTATCTGCGATATAACAATATAACCGCAGGCGCCGGCGCAAACGGCAATGCCGGAAGTAACGGCTCGACAGGCACTACCGGGGCAGCCGGCCAAAGCGGTGCGCCAGGCAGCGCTGACACAAGCGTGTCTGCAACAGGCGGCAACGGCGGAAATTCCTGCGGAAACGCGGGCGGAAAAGGCGGTAGCGGCGGCTACGACACGAGCGGTGGTCTCAACGGCCAAATCGGCTCAGGCGGCTCAGGCGGCTCGGGCGGAGCAGGAGGCATCGTGCCATTATTAGTTGCCTGCGACCCCGGAGGCAGCGGCCAAAACGGCTCTGTAGGCGGTGCAGGAGCAAACGGCGCAGCAGGCTCCTTACCTGCAAATCAGGATAAAGGCCTTATAAGCGGATATAACTGGTCTGCACTTTCAGGTAACACAGGCGCTTCCGCTGGCAACGGTTTCGGAGGTGGAGGTGGTGGTGGTGGCGCAGGCCAAATTGGCTATGTCTTCATCTGTCTATCCGGTACAGGTAATGGAGGAGGAGGAGGCGGCGGCGGCGGCTGCGGCGGCACCGGAGGTCAGGGAGGCCAGGGAGGCGGAGGCTCGATAGCCATACTGGCAATATCCTCAAACGCCAATGTCACCAATAATACGATAACTACGTCCTCGGGCGGAGTTGGAGGTAACGGCGGTACCGGCGGTAACGGCGGCGCAGGCGGTAACGGCGGCCTAGGCGGCACAACCGGTCTTACTGACGTAGGCGCAGGGGGTAATGGCGGCTACGGCGGCGCAGGAGGAATAGGAGGCGGAGGCGCGGGTGGAGGCGGAGGCATGAGTGTAGGAATACTTCGCTCAAGTTCAGACAGCCTGACCACCACCGGCAACACCTTCTTTATCGGCACTTCAGGTGCAGGAGGCACCGGAGGCACAGGAGGCAATACCGGTTCAAACGGCACAACAGGCATCAGTATGCAGGATTACACTTATTAA
- a CDS encoding NADP-dependent isocitrate dehydrogenase produces the protein MSKKIVWTVIDEAPALATYSLLPIVNAFTQAAGIVVEPRDISLSGRIIANFPDNLTPAQKIPDELTALGELATTPEANIIKLPNISASIPQLKAAIKELQSKGYKIPDYPEEPKNDAEKELKARFGKVLGSAVNPVLREGNSDRRAALSVKNYAKKHPHKMGAWANDSKTHVASMTGSDFFGSEKSTTVDKPCTAKIEYVGADGKTTVLKEKVSYKAGEVIDSSVMNVKALKKFYAEQIDDAKKQGVLFSLHLKATMMKISDPILFGHCVTVFFKDLFDKHGAALKEIGVDVSNGFGDLVGKLDKLPADKKAAIEADIKACFEKGPEVAMVNSDKGITNLHVPSDVIIDASMPAMIREGGKMWDKAGKTKDTKAVIPDRSYAGVYQAVIEDCKKNGAYDPKTMGSVPNVGLMAQKAEEYGSHDKTFKAPGNGVIRVVDDSGKTLLEQRVEEGDVFRSCQTKDAPIQDWVKLAVTRARATGSPAVFWLDKNRAHDAQLIEKVNTYLKNHDTKGLEIKIMAPVDACTYSIQRIRQGKDTISVTGNVLRDYLTDLFPILELGTSAKMLSIVPLMNGGGLFETGAGGSAPKHVQQFEEEGYLRWDSLGEFLALAVSLEHMAAVFKDKRAQVLADTLDRANGKILDFNRSPARKVGEIDNRGSHFYLAMYWAEALAEQNDDKELKKKFEPLAKVLTANEAKIMKELIDAQGKPQDIGGYYRPDFDKATKAMRPSKTFNDALAAL, from the coding sequence ATGTCGAAGAAAATAGTTTGGACCGTTATAGACGAGGCGCCGGCCCTTGCCACGTACTCGCTTCTCCCAATCGTAAACGCATTTACACAGGCAGCAGGCATAGTGGTTGAGCCGAGGGACATATCCCTTTCCGGAAGAATCATTGCGAACTTCCCGGATAACCTCACGCCAGCGCAGAAGATACCGGACGAACTCACGGCCCTTGGCGAACTTGCCACGACCCCCGAGGCCAACATCATAAAGCTCCCGAACATCAGCGCCTCGATACCGCAGCTAAAGGCCGCTATAAAGGAGCTCCAGTCCAAAGGTTATAAGATACCGGATTACCCCGAAGAGCCAAAGAACGATGCCGAGAAGGAGCTTAAGGCAAGGTTTGGTAAGGTCCTTGGAAGCGCTGTTAACCCGGTACTTAGGGAAGGCAACTCGGACAGAAGGGCGGCACTTTCGGTAAAGAACTACGCAAAGAAGCACCCGCACAAGATGGGCGCGTGGGCAAACGATTCGAAGACGCATGTAGCCAGCATGACCGGCAGCGACTTCTTCGGCAGCGAGAAGTCCACGACAGTAGATAAGCCTTGCACCGCCAAGATAGAATACGTTGGCGCGGACGGCAAGACCACCGTTTTGAAGGAGAAGGTCTCCTACAAGGCCGGCGAGGTCATTGACTCGAGCGTGATGAACGTAAAGGCGCTTAAAAAGTTCTACGCCGAGCAGATAGATGACGCAAAGAAGCAGGGCGTGCTGTTCTCGCTCCATCTTAAGGCAACGATGATGAAGATATCTGACCCGATTCTCTTTGGCCACTGCGTAACGGTGTTCTTCAAGGACCTCTTTGATAAGCACGGCGCAGCGCTTAAGGAAATCGGCGTTGACGTAAGTAACGGTTTTGGTGATCTAGTCGGTAAGCTCGATAAGCTCCCGGCAGACAAGAAGGCGGCTATCGAGGCCGATATAAAGGCATGCTTTGAAAAGGGCCCTGAGGTTGCGATGGTCAATTCCGATAAGGGTATTACAAACCTCCATGTGCCAAGCGACGTCATCATAGACGCATCCATGCCGGCCATGATAAGGGAAGGCGGCAAGATGTGGGATAAGGCAGGCAAGACCAAGGACACCAAGGCCGTAATCCCGGATAGAAGCTATGCAGGGGTTTACCAGGCTGTTATCGAGGATTGCAAAAAGAACGGCGCATACGACCCGAAGACAATGGGCAGCGTTCCAAATGTCGGTCTCATGGCGCAAAAGGCCGAAGAGTACGGCTCTCACGATAAGACCTTCAAGGCCCCTGGTAACGGCGTAATACGCGTGGTGGACGACTCCGGCAAGACGCTTCTTGAGCAGAGGGTCGAGGAAGGCGATGTGTTCCGTTCCTGCCAGACCAAGGACGCGCCGATTCAGGACTGGGTAAAGCTCGCTGTTACGAGGGCAAGGGCTACTGGCTCACCTGCAGTGTTCTGGCTCGATAAGAACAGGGCGCATGATGCGCAGCTCATAGAGAAGGTAAATACGTACCTTAAGAACCACGACACCAAGGGCCTTGAGATAAAGATAATGGCCCCGGTGGATGCATGCACTTATTCGATTCAGCGCATCAGGCAGGGCAAGGACACCATTTCCGTTACGGGTAACGTTCTAAGGGATTACCTTACCGACCTCTTCCCGATACTTGAACTCGGCACGAGCGCAAAGATGCTCTCGATAGTTCCGCTTATGAACGGCGGCGGCCTCTTTGAGACCGGTGCCGGCGGCTCAGCTCCTAAGCACGTGCAGCAGTTCGAGGAAGAAGGATATCTTAGGTGGGATTCGCTTGGAGAGTTTCTCGCCCTTGCGGTCTCCCTTGAGCATATGGCAGCGGTATTCAAGGACAAGAGGGCGCAGGTCCTTGCCGATACGCTCGACAGGGCAAACGGCAAAATCCTCGACTTTAACAGGTCCCCCGCGCGTAAGGTCGGCGAGATAGACAACCGCGGAAGCCACTTCTATCTGGCGATGTACTGGGCTGAGGCCCTTGCCGAGCAGAATGACGATAAGGAGCTCAAAAAGAAGTTCGAGCCCCTTGCCAAGGTTCTCACTGCGAACGAGGCGAAGATAATGAAGGAACTCATCGACGCGCAGGGTAAGCCCCAGGACATCGGCGGCTACTACCGTCCGGACTTCGATAAGGCTACGAAGGCCATGAGGCCGAGCAAGACCTTTAACGACGCTCTGGCAGCGCTGTAA
- a CDS encoding MerR family transcriptional regulator yields MSAKADNMAVVVPERLYFKIGEVSRITRVKPYILRYWESEFKIVSPQKTKGNQRMYKRADVELVLQIKKLLIEEKYTLEGAKKRIKEIRKEPAKPQMALPFTDKSYAKALETIREDLASIKSLLSR; encoded by the coding sequence ATGTCCGCAAAGGCCGATAACATGGCAGTGGTTGTGCCCGAGAGGCTCTACTTCAAGATAGGCGAGGTCTCGCGGATAACCAGGGTAAAGCCGTATATACTCAGGTACTGGGAGAGCGAGTTTAAGATAGTAAGCCCGCAAAAGACCAAGGGCAACCAGCGGATGTACAAGAGGGCGGATGTCGAACTGGTGCTGCAGATAAAGAAGCTTTTAATCGAGGAAAAATACACGCTCGAGGGCGCGAAGAAGAGGATAAAGGAGATACGTAAGGAGCCGGCAAAGCCGCAGATGGCGCTGCCGTTTACAGATAAGAGTTACGCAAAGGCCCTTGAAACGATCAGAGAGGACCTTGCCTCCATAAAGAGCCTTCTATCCCGCTAA
- the rpmI gene encoding 50S ribosomal protein L35 encodes MPKMKTNSGAAKRFKVTGSGKIKRAKSGTRHLLNSKNRNRKRRLKEDSYVESANMRNIKMLLPNA; translated from the coding sequence ATGCCGAAGATGAAGACTAATTCCGGGGCCGCAAAGAGGTTCAAGGTCACGGGCAGCGGTAAGATAAAGAGGGCCAAGTCCGGGACGAGGCACCTCTTGAACTCGAAGAACAGGAATAGGAAGAGGAGGCTCAAGGAGGATTCGTACGTGGAGAGCGCGAACATGAGAAACATAAAAATGCTTCTCCCGAACGCATAA
- a CDS encoding DEAD/DEAH box helicase encodes MKKEEEGSIKFSDLGLSKELLAAVTRMGFEEPTPIQARTIPLLLKGKDVIGQAQTGTGKTAAYGVPLVEKITTNDFTTQALVITPTRELALQVAEEINKIGAIKKINAVPIYGGQSMERQIRALKKGVQVVVGTPGRLLDHIERKTLRLNSIRTIVLDEADEMLDMGFIDDITMILNSTPKERQTLLFSATMAAPILKIAERHMKNPEKVVISRDTLTAPKISQIFYEVRASEKTEALTRLIDVEDSDLFLVFCHTKRETDEVANDLKLRGYDAEAMHGDLSQAQRETVLRKFRDSKIDVLVATDVAARGIDISNITHVINYSIPQNPESYIHRIGRTGRAGKEGVAITFVTPREDKQLRLVQAAAKTKIQRKALPSNKDIEEARLGRLKEKINEFVADKRFDSYVDRIERLSSDFTPVELAAALLKFQLEGFGAPPPEPQATPQRQGAAEGMVNLFIAAGKQQKLRPGDLVKLITSKAGISGKAIGNIKITDKVTFVEVAKDSAEVVIDVLQKSMIGGRKISAKRAR; translated from the coding sequence ATGAAAAAAGAAGAAGAAGGCAGCATAAAATTCTCGGATCTCGGGCTCTCGAAGGAACTCCTTGCGGCAGTAACGCGCATGGGCTTCGAGGAACCAACCCCCATACAGGCTCGTACCATACCGCTTCTCTTGAAAGGCAAGGACGTAATAGGCCAGGCGCAGACCGGCACGGGAAAAACAGCCGCATACGGAGTGCCTCTTGTAGAGAAAATCACAACAAACGACTTCACAACCCAGGCCCTTGTCATAACACCGACAAGAGAGCTCGCTCTCCAGGTGGCCGAAGAAATAAACAAGATAGGCGCGATAAAGAAGATAAACGCCGTGCCCATCTACGGCGGCCAGTCCATGGAAAGACAGATACGCGCCCTTAAAAAAGGCGTACAGGTAGTAGTGGGCACGCCGGGAAGGCTCTTGGACCACATCGAGAGAAAAACGCTAAGGCTAAATTCCATACGCACTATCGTGCTCGACGAAGCAGATGAGATGCTCGACATGGGGTTTATCGACGACATAACCATGATACTAAACTCCACCCCCAAGGAGCGCCAAACACTTCTATTCTCGGCAACCATGGCCGCGCCTATACTAAAAATAGCCGAGCGCCACATGAAAAACCCGGAGAAGGTCGTCATATCCAGAGACACCCTCACCGCTCCTAAGATAAGCCAGATATTCTACGAAGTGAGGGCCTCTGAAAAGACCGAGGCGCTAACACGCCTCATAGACGTCGAGGACTCGGACTTATTTCTAGTGTTTTGCCATACGAAGAGGGAAACCGACGAGGTGGCTAACGATTTAAAGCTTCGGGGCTACGACGCCGAGGCCATGCACGGAGACCTTTCGCAGGCGCAAAGAGAAACAGTGCTTAGAAAGTTTCGCGACAGCAAAATCGACGTGCTCGTCGCAACCGACGTCGCTGCCCGTGGCATAGACATCAGCAACATCACGCACGTGATAAACTATAGCATCCCGCAAAACCCCGAGTCCTATATACACAGGATCGGCAGGACCGGAAGGGCCGGAAAGGAAGGGGTTGCAATAACCTTCGTCACCCCGAGAGAGGATAAGCAGCTTCGGCTCGTGCAGGCGGCTGCAAAGACAAAGATACAGCGCAAGGCGCTGCCATCGAATAAGGATATAGAGGAAGCGCGCCTTGGAAGGCTAAAAGAGAAGATCAACGAATTCGTCGCCGACAAGCGCTTTGATTCATACGTGGACAGGATAGAGCGGCTCTCCTCGGACTTCACGCCTGTTGAACTGGCGGCAGCGCTTCTGAAATTCCAGCTCGAAGGCTTTGGCGCCCCTCCTCCCGAGCCTCAGGCAACGCCGCAAAGACAGGGAGCTGCCGAAGGCATGGTAAACCTGTTTATCGCCGCAGGCAAACAGCAGAAACTAAGGCCAGGAGACCTTGTAAAGCTGATCACAAGCAAGGCAGGAATTAGCGGCAAGGCAATCGGCAATATCAAAATCACCGACAAGGTCACCTTCGTCGAGGTAGCGAAAGACTCTGCCGAGGTCGTAATCGACGTCCTCCAGAAGAGCATGATAGGCGGCAGAAAAATCAGCGCCAAACGGGCAAGATAA
- a CDS encoding integration host factor subunit alpha has product MTKADLVEIAFEKVGCSKKDVADVVDQVFESIRVALEDGDKVKISGFGNFTVRSKRARRGRNPQTGDEITIEARRVMTFKASQILKDYVNTGKKTEA; this is encoded by the coding sequence ATGACTAAGGCTGATTTGGTGGAAATTGCTTTTGAGAAGGTAGGTTGCTCGAAAAAAGACGTTGCCGACGTGGTTGACCAGGTGTTTGAGTCGATACGCGTCGCGCTCGAGGACGGGGATAAGGTGAAGATCTCGGGCTTTGGCAACTTTACCGTTAGAAGCAAGCGCGCAAGGCGGGGCCGTAACCCGCAGACCGGCGATGAAATCACCATAGAGGCAAGACGCGTGATGACATTCAAGGCGAGCCAGATACTAAAGGATTACGTCAACACCGGTAAGAAGACCGAGGCCTGA
- the rplT gene encoding 50S ribosomal protein L20 has translation MPRVKRGVHAKKKRKKIFKLAAGSRGARSRLLRTATESVERGLVYAFAHRRRKKREQRSVWVARINAAARANGITYSRLISGLIKANVALDRKSLADMAANDPAAFAKVSSIAKQAVGA, from the coding sequence ATGCCGAGGGTAAAAAGAGGCGTACACGCCAAGAAAAAGAGAAAAAAGATATTTAAACTTGCAGCCGGTTCAAGGGGCGCGAGAAGCCGTCTTCTAAGGACGGCGACCGAGAGTGTCGAGAGAGGGCTCGTATACGCCTTTGCGCACAGGAGAAGGAAGAAGAGAGAGCAGAGAAGCGTATGGGTAGCGCGCATAAACGCCGCAGCCAGGGCAAACGGCATAACATACAGCCGCCTGATATCCGGGCTTATAAAGGCAAACGTCGCGCTCGATAGAAAGTCGCTTGCCGACATGGCGGCAAACGATCCGGCGGCATTTGCAAAGGTTTCTTCCATAGCCAAGCAGGCTGTTGGCGCATGA